ACCGAGATACTGATCATAATCCAGCAGTCCTGTTCCAGCAGCGAGATGTCCTGCCTGCCCATCGCGATCCAAGTCTTTCCCGTGTGCAAGTGCGATGTCATCACCGAGCAATGCAAACGCTTCATCAAGGATTTCTTTCATTTTCGGCAGTTCACCTTTATGGAAGATATTCGCGCCGTCCATACAAACCTTCAGGTAGGGCGATTGCATCTCGTCGAGCAAACGCCGCGCTTTCTGTGCAGAATCCACAACGTTCGCCACTTCGGGTTCGAGTGCGAGCGTCACCCCGTATTCCTCCGCGACTTCCAGTGCCTGTTTCATAGATTCAACGAGATCGCGCCACGCCTCCGGTGTATTGTTATCAGGATGGGCGCGCCACATGCTGTCCGGGTCACGTGAACCGGTGCAGATCGTGATTACCGATGTTCCCATCGGAGCGCATTGCGCTGCGACAGAACGCAGCATCTGTAAACCGGCGTGGCGTTTCTCAACATCGGGATCAATCATATTATAAGTGCCTCCAAGTGCCGAGATTGTGATCTGTCGGTCGTCTATCTCCTTGCGAACCTCCGCAAGCGACAGCCCCGCAGGTACATGATATTGTAGATGGTGGACATCGTGTTCCACAATAGCATCCAAGGTCGCACCGAGCGTTTTCCGCCGAATCGTCCCAACCATAAGTCCAACGTGCATAAGTCTCTCCTATCAATCAAGAATCGTCAAACTATATGGTG
The window above is part of the Candidatus Poribacteria bacterium genome. Proteins encoded here:
- a CDS encoding sugar phosphate isomerase/epimerase → MHVGLMVGTIRRKTLGATLDAIVEHDVHHLQYHVPAGLSLAEVRKEIDDRQITISALGGTYNMIDPDVEKRHAGLQMLRSVAAQCAPMGTSVITICTGSRDPDSMWRAHPDNNTPEAWRDLVESMKQALEVAEEYGVTLALEPEVANVVDSAQKARRLLDEMQSPYLKVCMDGANIFHKGELPKMKEILDEAFALLGDDIALAHGKDLDRDGQAGHLAAGTGLLDYDQYLGLLKESGYDGAVVLHGLSEEQVPYCTGFLREKIAAL